In the Drosophila virilis strain 15010-1051.87 chromosome 4, Dvir_AGI_RSII-ME, whole genome shotgun sequence genome, ATTTAAACGAGTTGTAGCTTGGCAATCGGTGCACCTACGTTCAAAATTGTCTAAAAAGTTTACAGCTCAGTTCCTGAGCTAGACATTATTTACAGGTTTCCTTAAATAAAATTCGATCCAAGGAAAGGTGAATATGGAAGAAGAAGTAAGCGAACGGGATTTGCACCCAATTTGATAGTTAATAATATAACAGACGAACAGAAAACTAAAATTTAGAAATTGTTTTGATAACTAACTTAAACTCCTGTTTAATTAATCAACAATTGTTTAAACCCTGTCAAGAACAGCAGAGTAACGAAAAGAAACAAACTAATAAGTATCGCTACAACTCAATTGAAAACTCTTTTCGAGCTTAGTTTGgctttaattcttttttttctttatttatttatattcccCAATTCGCACCGGTCGTCTGCATATGTTCATACAAACacaagcatacatatatgtatacacacacacacatatatatatatattgcatacagCACACAACGTTTTAAAGGTATTGGTGGGCAGGGTTGGCTGCCAACCATTTCAGAGCCGCAAGTCGTCGATCGTTTTGCTAACAGAATAAAGAGCACACGTTGGCATCTTGTTTAATTTCAGCAGCTGATTCACAACGTGAATCTTTATGCCATTTTAACAGTACTAGAGACGTTTAAgacatacacaaatattgcTACAAATCGATTACTAGGCTCTGTTGCTGATTATGAGAAGCAAAAAGTGCATAGACAAAATCGTGTATTTCTTTCATCACAGAGCAATAGGAACGCAGAAATCGAAAAACacagaaaacgaaaaaaaaaaatacaaaataaataaataaaacataaacgaAGCAAGAAAACAGACAACGAAACGTGCACATGTATGCACAGTTGCAATGTGCGGTCAGACGCATGAAGTTGTGGATGAAGTTGCTAAACCACAGAAAATAActactacaaaaaaaaaaaaaaataataaatacatatgtacatacacatacacacgtagctgtgtgaatgtttttacatatttcGTATGCCATGGAGACCGAAACATATTCACGCTCATtcaaatacgcacacacatgcagcgaCAGAGCGAGACGTAGCCACCACAAAATGTCTTGCTCTAAAACGCTTGCAATagaatgtacatatgtatgtatgtatgtgcacaaATACATGGAAGAGTGTATGCATCTGgatgtatatgtatacgcTTCAAGTACACAAGAGGtctaaacaaaaattgtttcgTTATTTCTGCTGTTATTTACAAATTACGAGTAATACTCGCTCAATTTTCATTATACACAGCTACGAACTTTCGTCGCCGTCGCTTGTTTCTCTTCTACTTAACGAGAAAATACGAACAAATGGTGACGAATCGTTCATAAAAATTaacgaaaacagaaaaaaataaacgtaCTCCAACTTAAATAACACTGAAACGCTCGTtgcatttacacacacacataaagacAACATGCTATGGCGGGAACTGCTGCTTTTAGTTTGTTTCTGTGAGTGGTCTTACCTTTTAAAAATTCACGTAGTTGTTCGGCAGATATATTTCTATAGCCCAATTCATTTAGGTGCTGAAGTATAGCCCGCGCATCCAATGGCAAATGTGACATTTTTCCAGCATTTACTGAtctaaatatgtaaatatgttacTGTTTATGTTCATAAACTacacatgcacaaacacaaacgcattcgcacacacacacacacacacacacacacacacacacacacacacacacatatacacgcacacgcacacacagatgtACTCACAAGCATAAGCGACCACCACTATGCCAACCAAATAGcgtttctctttctttctcttgtGTTGCTTCGTTTCTTTCCTGTTCACTTTGTGTTTGTGCTTCTTTTTGAGCCCGTTTTGTGCTGCCGTTTGCTGCCGACAATCGAattgacaagcaaaaaaaatgttcactGTACCTTTTTTTGTCGCATACTTTGCGTTGAATTTATTTCTCAGATTACGTTTAAATGCTAAAATCGttttatttatggcaaattaaaaaacttgcAGTTGTCTGCCTCTGCTATGCTCACGACAATACAGCTAAAAATTAGCGTCGCCGTCGCGTCAAATTTTTGCTTTAGAATTTTTTAGATAACTGTAAGGCCGTACATTCTTGTCATATAGTGTACGGCGTGGTtttatatgataaaaaagaTTCAACTTTTGTTATTGGTATAAATATGTTCAATGATTTTATAACAACTTCCACAAATTAAGTGCACACGCAAACTCAACTAGCACAATAACTCTCAGTTCAATGATACTGTCGATAACAAATGGTATCGCTAGCGATGGCACATAGTATCGAAGAGTGCATTTTTTTAAGTATCGATAGTAATGCGTGGTAAAATATATTCGTTTTCATTGTTTACGGCTGCTTCATCGCTTTTCTGTATATCTGCGCCTGCGTCCGTTCATAATTTACTACTAGTActtaacccattaaaaatgttccgCCACTGTAACTTATATATGCTGGGCTTGCTCGTTATAGGTGAATAAcgcattttaatatttgtgtgtatcCAAATGAACATGTGCaccatttttattgctttgtcaTGCACGCAGCCTCCGTTTGTCTAATATCCAACGTGGACGGCTACCGTCGCGGATATCAGCGTACGTCAACATCGACGCCAACGACGACAACGCCGCCTCCTCAAACGCCCAAGGAATATTTGGACAGCAAGTCGAGTTTCT is a window encoding:
- the LOC6627864 gene encoding uncharacterized protein translates to MRGKIYSFSLFTAASSLFCISAPASVHNLLLVLNPLKMFRHCNLYMLGLLVIASVCLISNVDGYRRGYQRTSTSTPTTTTPPPQTPKEYLDSKSSFSTFGIIAIIFTCIVVSLAFYYGIMCYPLLCREDKKYRFMDVSTITAATSRSIQSIENYPVDQKHNHQLA